Part of the Anopheles coluzzii chromosome 3, AcolN3, whole genome shotgun sequence genome is shown below.
GCAAGAATTAGAAACATAGAAACGAGCGCGAGTGCAATTTTTAGTAAGAATTCAACGATGGAACAGCCGATCGAACCCGATGTAGAGGTTACCTTTACAATGCCTAGCTTTAATTTATCCACCGATCCGACGGCCGAAGCGGATGCAAAGCAACCACAACCAACATCGATTCCTGCAACGACAAACGCAACGATTCCAGCAACCGGTGGTGGCAACGCAAATGTCGCAGTACCTGCCACTCCAAAGCGAAGAGGCAGCGCAGTGAAAGAGCACACATCCGATTCTAAATTACAGAAACTAGAAGAGAAGGCCACCAAGGCTCAGGAGGCCTATGAGAAGGAAGAGAAGCTGCGCAAGGAGCTGGAGGCCCTCAACAGCAAGCTGCTGGCTGAGAAGACCGCTCTCTTGGACTCGCTGTCCGGTGAGAAGGGTGCCCTCCAGGAATACCAGGAGAAGGCCGCCAAGCTGACCGCCCAGAAGAACGACCTGGAGAACCAGCTGCGCGTAAGTATCCCGTGTTATGGTGGAAGTGCTTACAACTATAGGGCGATCTTTGCAAAGATCGTCTTTGTGTCGTTCGCCCGCCCGCCAGCGGATGCTGCGTTTGCTCACTATACTTACTATTACTGTGTTGTTTCGTGCGCGGTTCTATCGTTCTACAGGACACCCAGGAGCGCCTGGCCCAGGAAGAGGATGCCCGCAACCAGCTCTTCCAGACCAAGAAGAAGTTGGAGCAGGAAATCGGCAGCCAGAAGAAGGATGCTGAGGACCTGGAACTGCAGATCCAGAAGATTGAGCAGGACAAGGCCTCGAAGGATCACCAGATCCGCAACTTGAATGATGAGATCGCCCACCAGGATGAGCTCATCAACAAGCTGAACAAGGAGAAGAAGATGCAGGGTGAGGTCAACCAGAAGACCGCCGAAGAGCTGCAGGCCGCCGAAGACAAGGTGAACCACCTGAACAAGGTGAAGGCCAAGCTGGAGCAGACTCTGGATGAGCTGGAGGACTCGCTTGAGCGCGAGAAGAAGCTGCGCGGTGACGTCGAGAAGGCTAAGCGCAAGGTTGAGGGTGACCTCAAGCTGACCCAGGAGGCTGTTGCCGATCTGGAGCGCAACAAGAAGGAGCTGGAGCAGACCGTCCTGCGCAAGGATAAGGAGATCTCCGCCCTGTCTGCCAAGCTGGAAGACGAGCAGTCGCTGGTTGgcaagctgcagaagcagatCAAGGAACTGCAGGCTCGCATTGAGGAGCTCGAGGAGGAAGTCGAGGCCGAGCGTCAGGCCCGCGCCAAGGCTGAGAAGCAGCGTGCTGATCTGGCCCGCGAGCTCGAGGAGCTGGGCGAGCGTCTGGAGGAGGCTGGCGGTGCCACCTCGGCCCAGATTGAGCTGAACAAGAAGCGTGAGGCTGAGCTGGCTAAGCTGCGCCGCGATCTGGAGGAAGCCAACATCCAGCATGAGGGCACTCTGGCTAACCTGCGCAAGAAGCACAACGATGCCGTCGCTGAGATGGCCGAGCAGGTCGATCAGCTGAACAAACTGAAGACCAAGTGAGTATCGCGTAATGCCCCATCCTTCATAGGGTCTTGTGGGGCCCTGTTTACCTTTCTTTCGCAGGTCTGGTTGCAAGTGCCCTAACGACGCCACAAAGGGATTGCTGTTTGGTTGGAATGCGCGAAACGGTTGATCTAAACTGCatatttctttctcttttctttctcgCAATCTATATCTGCTCttgccaaacaaacaaaaaatctcttGCTTCTCGTACGCTCGTGGGGTGATATTTGCGGgaaatatgaaaacaaaacgcaataCTAACCAGGGCTGAACATGACCGCGCTAACATGTACAATGAGCTGAACAACACTCGTACTGCCTGCGATCAGCTGTCCCGCGAAAAGGTAACGTATCGGACACAGCCATGGAAAGGCATCTGCTCTTTCATACCACCGACGACCGCGTGCCCATGGGTGTACAACATGAATTACACTACAacaagggaaaacaaaaagccgAAGGAATCGACTAGCTTTCCTTTTCACCTCCTTCCCTATATTACATATCCAACCAAAGCAAAATTCAACCAACGAAGCAATTGAACCGATCCACAAACAGAGTACCAGACACGGACAGCAACACAACGGCAACAGAAGTGGCGATTGTGGCACATAACATAGAATGTGCTAAAGATGATCTTCATCTGCCTAGCAAACGTTGACAATTTCTATCAAAATCGAATATGTTTCATTTACAAACGAATGGTCCAACACAGAAATCATATATTCTCTTTCTGTTCACAATACTTATTCTCCTCAGAGCTGAGAAAGAGCGTACTCAATACTTTGCTGAGTTGAACGATGCCCGCATCGGTTGCGATCAGCTTTCCAATGAAAAGGTATACAGAGGCCATTAGCAATATTCAGCGTTCTTGTGCTCTTTCCGCTGCTGAATACTACTGATCTTACTAAAGAGTTGAATTTCATAGCTCTCTAAAACTTTCTACCAGAATCATTTTTAACCGTTTTGCTTCTTAAAATCTATAAGCAATTTACTACAACCCAATGCGCAGGCTAAAACACTACTGCAAACGATGTCTTTATTGACTTGCCGAATTACGCTGTAAATATATTTCGCCTTCTTTTCGAATGTATCGCCGTAAGCTCTACTCTGAGTAATCTTCTAAATTGAAATATTGGCTGCCTCTTCAACAATTTACTCTACTGCCAAATTCATTCATactaacacacatacacacaaacattcacTTTCTATCATTACTACTGTGTATATGACAAATTCCATTTCTACTTCAGTAAATTTACACACTTATATTTCCTTTAAAATTTCACTAGCCATACCAATTCACATAACCATCTTGTTGATACACTCACTCGGCTATACGCATCCTCTGTACAGAGCCAGATGTTTGACTACTGCGTACAGCGCAGCATGTGCCACTTGCTAACCCGTTTCTTTGATCGTGATGTACACAGGCCGCCCAGGAGAAGATCGccaagcagctgcagcacacTCTGAACGAAGTACAAAGCAAGTTGGACGAAACCAACCGCACTCTGAACGATTTCGATGCCTCCAAGAAGAAGCTGTCGATCGAGAACTCCGATCTGCTGCGCCAGCTGGAGGACGCCGAGTCGCAGGTGTCGCAGCTGAGCAAGATCAAGATCTCGCTCACTCAGCAGCTCGAGGATACCAAGCGTCTTGCCGACGAGGAGGCTCGCGAGCGCGCCACCCTGCTGGGCAAGTTCCGCAACCTGGAGCACGACCTGGACAACCTGCGCGAGCAGGTTGAGGAGGAGGCTGAGGGCAAGGGAGACATCCAGCGCCAGCTCAGCAAGGCCAACGCTGAGGCTCAGCTGTGGCGCAGCAAGTACGAGTCGGAGGGCGTTGCCCGTGCCGAGGAGCTCGAGGAGGCCAAGCGTAAGCTGCAGGCCCGCCTTGCCGAGGCTGAGGAGACCATCGAGTCGCTGAACCAGAAGTGCATTGCACTGGAGAAGACCAAGCAGCGCCTGGCCACCGAGGTCGAGGATCTGCAGCTCGAGGTTGACCGTGCCTCGTCGATTGCCAACGCTGctgagaagaagcagaaggcGTTCGACAAGATCATTGGAGAATGGAAGCTGAAGGTCGACGATCTGGCCGCCGAGCTGGATGCCTCGCAGAAGGAGTGCCGCAACTACTCGACCGAGCTGTTCCGTCTGAAGGGTGCCTACGAGGAGGGCCAGGAGCAGCTTGAAGCCGTCCGCCGTGAGAACAAGAACTTGGCCGATGAGGTCAAGGATCTGCTGGACCAGATCGGTGAGGGTGGCCGCAACATCCACGAGATCGAGAAGTCGCGCAAGCGCCTGGAGGCCGAGAAGGACGAGCTGCAGGCCGCCCTCGAGGAGGCTGAAGCCGCCCTGGAGCAGGAGGAGAACAAGGTTCTGCGTGCTCAGCTTGAACTGTCTCAGGTCCGTCAAGAAATTGACCGCCGCATCCAGGAGAAGGAAGAAGAGTTCGAGAACACTCGCAAGAACCACCAGCGCGCCCTGGACTCGATGCAGGCTTCCCTGGAGGCCGAAGCCAAGGGCAAGGCCGAGGCTCTGCGTATGAAGAAGAAGCTGGAAGCCGACATCAACGAGCTGGAGATTGCTCTGGATCACGCCAACAAGGtaagcaaacgaacgaacagcATCCCCATCCGGTGCCAGCAGCACCATCTGAAACAAAACTAACCCGATAATCCACTCGTTTCATACGCAGGCTAACGCTGAGGCCCAGAAGAACATCAAGcgctaccagcagcagctgaaggaCGTCCAGAGCGCCCTGGAGGAGGAACAGCGCGCCCGCGACGATGCCCGCGAGCAGCTGGGTATCTCGGAGCGCCGTGCCAACGCTCTCCAGAACGAACTGGAGGAGTCGCGCACCCTGTTGGAGCAGGCCGACCGTGGCCGTCGCCAGGCCGAGCAGGAGCTCAGCGATGCTCACGAGCAGCTGAACGAAGTGTCCGCCCAGAACGCTTCGATCGCCGCCGCCAAGAGGAAGCTCGAGTCTGAGCTGCAGACCCTGCACTCCGACCTGGATGAGCTGCTGAACGAGGCCAAGAACTCCGAGGAGAAGGCCAAGAAGGCTATGGTTGATGCCGCTCGTCTGGCTGATGAGCTGCGCGCCGAGCAGGACCATGCCCAGACCCAGGAGAAGCTGCGCAAGGCGCTTGAGCAGCAGATCAAGGAGCTGCAGGTCCGCCTGGATGAGGCCGAATCGAACGCCCTGAAGGGAGGCAAGAAGGCTATCCAGAAGCTGGAGCAGCGCGTCCGCGAGCTCGAGTCGGAGCTGGACAGCGAACAGAGACGACATGCCGATGCCCAGAAGAACCTGCGCAAGTCGGAGCGTCGCATCAAGGAGCTGACCTTCCAGTCGGAGGAAGACCGCAAGAACCACGAGCGCATGCAGGATCTGGTTGACAAGCTGCAGCAGAAGATCAAGACTTACAAGAGGCAGATTGAGGAAGCCGAGGAGATCGCCGCCCTCAACTTGGCCAAGTTCCGTAAGGCCCAGCAGGAGCTGGAGGAAGCCGAGGAGCGTGCCGACATTGCCGAACAAGCTGCCACCAAATTCCGCACCAAGGGAGGACGTGCCGGTTCCGTACAGCGTGGTGCTAGCCCAGCAGTAAGTACCATGTAAACAAGGGCTGGTCCCAGCCCCCTCTCGCCTCAGTCAGCATGCCATCAACCTTTTTCGCAGTGCTTTTCAACCCAATGTTCTATCTGAGTACTTTTGAATCATCCACGCCATTTTTAACCGCTCGTGCTGCACAGGCAGCCGAGCGCGCAACGCGAACCCTTTGCtagaggaaaaaagaaaagaaaggttAGCCATCTGAATTCACTCATTTGCGCGGTTTGGCCAATTTTTATTACTAGTGGGCACCAGAGAGGGGCCATTCAGAATAAAGTCGAGTCGCGAATTTGTTAAGAAacgaaatagaaaataattgaGCGGATTACGGCTTCGTGCAGAGGATCCGACCTAGCTTAGCTTCTCTCTCCTCAGCTGAACCCTTAAGAAGATaaagaaaacagaacaaaaaacagaaacaacagcaacatcagcgTAAAATCCTTTCACACCTCGGTGAAAAACTTTATTCGAGAAGAATAAAATCGAATGATGCGAATGATATAATGATAACTTAGCTGCAATTTTCATCACCCTAGTTCGCTTTCCGTTGTGGGTTTTCTacagttttgtttgctacATAGCTATATCATCTCAACCGCAACGAATCTTTTCTTACTACTTACCCACTCTTTTGTatcttgtttatttattttttttatatctacCTTTGTATTTGCTATCGAATCtaccttttgtttttgttttatatccTACTGTTACCGCGAAGATGCTTCTCTCTTCATCCATTAAACCGAATGCAATCAGAATTACCAAATACAGTTGTACTGGAAGTCTGctaaaacgaaacgaaaccaataattcttcctttctttgtaTCAATCCAGCCGTCGGTGGTCAGAGCGTAAAGCGTGTCCGCTGACTCCCAAGCAGTTGTGTTTGATTGAGAGTATGTGTATGCGAACCGTTTTTACGACCAAAGAAATCCCAAAAGAATCCCGAAGCCTTCCTAGCAACCCCCCTCTCTACTGATACGATTGCGATTATTCCTTCGactcttcgtcttcttctgcCTTCACTTCTAcgtcttattcttcttctcgcCACCGAGCTGCAACTGCACTTCTGCAAAGAGCAAACTTTATGATacgactgtgtgtgtatgtgtgtatccAAAACGAAACTAGAACCCAAAATCCCACCATTGCAAAGTATCCGCCACCTACCATAGCGTTCGGCTTGATCAGGCCAACCAGTAAGTGCTCTTTAGCTCTCCGCAAGCCACCGATAATGGGGTTTTGCATGAGcaagtttattattttctgtttctttttttgtgttacaaTAACATATTTACCAAACATTTCCAATTGTTTCAATTGTTCCCCGTTATTGTACCCTATTTCCGTACCTACTCCAACAATCTGTAAAGGATGTCTTATACTCCTTCTCTCTCTgtattcctttttgtttctgctAATCTACTGATATTTTACCAAAACGACTAAATGTCTCCAACCAATGAAGCACCCATTAACCGAGAGCATTGTGTAGTATTATTAGCCTCATTGTCTCATTAGTGTACTATTTGTAATCGACCCGATTTAATCACATCACACCGAACAGCCCTGTACAACTCGATCATCCGCCAAACGAGCCCCTCTCATCTCACGATCGAACATACGAACGAACCCTTGAACAAGCTGGCGATGCGCAATGGGAGTTCCACCTCATTTTACTACCTACCTTTCTTCAGAAATCAGAATCGTCAATTTCTTTCACTCGATAGCACACATTatgcacagtgtgtaaaccaTTTGAGCATGGTTTCATTTCTCATGCATTTCTGGGAAGCTGTTCCCTTGGAACGACGCACAGCCATCTCATGGCATACTCACATCACATTTCATTcggtgagagtgtgtgtgtgcaatgtgttgtttttaccATTTTCTCTAACTGTCAGCTGTCGTAGAAGTTTCTTATCCCCCCATTAGCTGCCGGTGCAAAAGCCGGCTCCAAGCTACCCTACCCCCGCCACTCACTTCCTTCGCACAGCTTACCAAAAGCAATACTGACTCTGGGGTACGACCCCTGCcgtttctcttctctttttgcAGCCCCAGAGACAGCCGTCTGCCATGCCTGCTCTTGCAGGACTGAACCTTCCCACATTCGACGATCACGGTTTCTAAATTCGTTCAGCACACAACACCAACCCCCAAACAGCAACAGAACAACAGCGCAGTACACCACCTTCAGCAGCACAGGGAGTCACACCATCCAACCCTGTGTGCATCTGTTAACACTTTAGTGTCGTAACCCCGCACCAGCAAAACAAGTGTCCGCTAATCCTTTCTGTGAGTCGAGGTGTGTCCGTTCTAATGATCAGCTCCTTCTCCACGCATATCAACCCGGGGCAGCGGCACAGCGCACAAATTCGCCCTTCCCGTCAGTGACCCGCCGCCGGAAGTCGTTCGAAGCCGTTAACTATCGAAtacaaaacatgaaaaaagaGACACGTAACAACATCAACATAAAATGTACCGCGCCGGTACACAGGGAGCTAAGGAATGGGGCACGAaacatcaccagcagcaacatcgGTGCCGCGTTCGGTAAGCCAGAAAAGTAGGTAGCGGATGGAGAACGGAAAGTACTTTCGGACCACCTGTCATCCACCCGCGTCCGGACAGAggaaggaaaagggaaaagaatcAAATCTTACAGCAGCGTCGCAAATGGAAAGCTaactaaaaaaagaaaaaagagacacacaacacacgagcACGAGCAAAAAATACAAAGTTTAGGACATCTACTATCAATGGAAACACGTACGTTTGATTGGACAAACGGTTTTACGTTAAAGCTAATACGTCAGCCCTTTAAACTAGAACGCTAAAACagatttgttcttttttggcaCTTTCCCCTTCCTTCTTGGCTGTTGCTTTCCGCTTTTCTGCACCTGCACCTACTTTTCACCCCGGCACCCGGACGCATTCCTGACCCCATTGCCGGCGCGCCATCGAAATCGACAACCGAAATTCATCTCCATCACGAATCAGTGCGGTTACGGCCGCGGTTCGGTGAAATGAAGCGCCGGGCTGCACGCCCGTGTTCGAAGTGTGTCGGTCGGAAGACGATCTATTGAAACGAATGCGATCACCCTGAAAATCAACAGCGACCACGTGAGGCCCACATGAAGAAAAGCCAACAGCGACACGTGGAGTTCCCTGAACCCTCCAtatgcaaaagaagaaaacacaaaagcaTAAAGAGCGAAAATCAATCCCACtcggaagaagatgaagaacaaaaacaaaaagaaaacattcacgctaagcaaaagcaacaacaacaacggctttgcacaattgaattgaaaaacaaTCCGTTTTATATATCCGCTGTACTGCGAGTTGGTGACGACGAAGGTGGTGTGGGACATTTGAACCAAAGAGATCGATACTAAGAAGAACCCAAGGAAAACcatgaaaaactaaacaaacggAATACTTAGACATTAATGAACATCAAAACAGAAATGATAATGATTTGCAAATAGTGTTTATACAGAGTTTTTACTTCAAACCTATCCCATATTTGCTTTTGTACACCACCAACCAACGTTCAGTTTTAAATTATCCGTCGAACAAAGTTTCATTTACTATCTCCAGTTCCCTTTTCCCCAATTGCCACAGACACAACAGTCAACTCCACCCTTCGTTCTTCGAGTATGGTTTTGTacgttgtttaattttttgtatcCGTGGCAAACAGTTTTCGctctgaatgttttttttaattatattttttataacaaaagtaatacaaaatgtatttatttttataatttaaaaagatGAGAGAAGGTAATAATAACGAAATAAGATACTTCTATTCGAAAATGAATGCAACTGTGTGATTGGTTTCGGGTTCGGGAGCGATCGGGGAAAatctgggggggggggggggtgggggggtgtTTAACCATGATATCACAAGCACTTATTAGCATTATGTTGTGGAAAGAAACATTATAAAGGCTGCAGTAAATAGACGAAGCTTAATAAAAGCAACAAGGGTTAGAATATGATCGAAGCTGCAACTTTTTCGCCATATTTTTCACGCGCGCGCTCCATCCTTCGTAGGTTGAGTGTACCAAGTGCTGCTTACACGTTGGGAAATCAGCAACATTAAGATTACGATAATGTGAGGCGCGATCACTTACTCGTTTGACGCGCAAGCTTCTACAAAGTTGGGTGACATCGATTCCCAACCAGACCGACGTTCAGTTACAAAGAATGGCTATCCGGTTATGAAATAGTAGTAAGTGTTCCTGTGTAGAGAAGTATAACCACACATATCGTAACGccatagaagaaaaagaatgtCAAGatcaatgttttatttgtgtatAATTATACACATACTTATCTTAGgatattgtttaatttttgaattgtttgtttCTCGTTCTTTAGATAACAGTGATCCGTGTGAACGTTTCTAAAAAGTTGAATGCTTACAGGAGTTTCATCCCTGATTCATCCCGATAACAATGAGCAGTTTAGGCAGGAGAATGATAGATcggagcgagagcgagagcgactCGAGAGCATTAGATAAACGAAAGTGAGCGAAGACGGGCGTTTATTGGAAATGAACGAATAAAGTACcgttatattattattcttattattattcttattcttattattagtattattattatagttattattattattattattattattattattattattattattatgatgatgattattattattattattattattattattattattattattttattattattattattattattttattattattattattattattattattattattattattattattattattattattattattattattattattattattattattataattattattattattattattattattattattattattattattattattcttgttattattattattattattattattattattattattattattattattattattattattattattattattattattattattattattattattattattattattattattattattattattattattattattattattattattattattattattattattattattattattattattattattgttattattattattattattattattattcttgttattattattattattattattattattattattattattattattattattattattattattattattattattattattattattattattattattattattattattattattattattattattattattattattattattattattattattattattattattattattattattattattattattattattattgttattattattattattattattattattattattattattattattattattattattattattattattattattattattattactattattattattattattattattattattattattattattattattattattattattattatcgcAGCTGATGGATCTGAGAAACACAAAGTGCCTGAATGCCAATGATACCTACCCCTCCTATTTTTCGTGGCAGGGTTACTCTCTCGACGGATGCTTTTAGGTGACGCGagagattattattattattatcaatattattactattattaacATTTTACTGAAGTTTTTTGAGCTGAAGATTCAGTAATCCTTGCAGTAAAAGAAATGTTAACTGAATCATTCGGTAATGTTCGGGGCTCTCCAAAATGACTGCTCGTTTACTAAAATTACAATAAAGCCTTTCGcatattactgatttttcagtagtTGGTAGCTATTAAAAAGCGATGGAATATTGCTTTAAAATTAAGTTTTTATTAATGCAAAGATATTGCCAGTCCCTCAGTTCATATTCATCAATGTTTTACGTTATTTGatacagtttttatactgttTTTTGCCATAACATTTGATGATGGCTCAGTAATCGCTCACAGACATCACGAAATTTTAGCAACCACAGTTAATTGTGGCAAAGATGTTAAACACCAACACGACCGCAAATACTTTAAAATTAGTTCTGCAAGTCGAAATATCACCTTATTTTTATCGGGATGACTGTAACCATCTAccaaattaaattttgatcATCATGCGCAAGAGGACACCGCGTTACTTTGTTTTGATGTCGATTTGACATAatgaattgctgcattttcagtaatttgttttgttgatattCAGTGAAACGACCAATTTGACACtgattttactgattttcagttaaattttcattactgaaatgcattcagtaAATTGTGTTACTGCAAATAagtaaaaacatgacattTTTGCTGAAAAccagtaaaatattctattactgTATcgtttcagcaaaaaaaaactttgctgaagcaggatgagaaaatttgccGTGTAAGAATGGGAAtggatttatgaaaaaaattgtGCGTTAAAAGGGATATTTAAAGAGCTTTACAGACAATACTTTcaacataataaaataatgaacatGTTCAATTATACATTTACTAATTTATATTGGTTTCTTTTAATTGATCAAcagtgaaatgtttcattgtAAGTTATCACTTTATTTTACACTCTTCAATGGGATATTCTAGTCACCCGTATTTCCCGTAGCAAATAATAAGCAGCAAAATTAATAAAGTCGTTTTGGGACTAAAAACATTACAGCTATGAATCATTCCGCATATGCATAGTTTACGACCTTTCCTTTGGTGTAACCCAAGTTAATAGTATAATGATGAAGCAATGCGCATTCTTATTCCTCTCTGCATTGTTTGCTGTCTCTTTTAAAAACAACTTTGCTGTTCATTCAAAAGCTGTTTCAATGCACAGTAGTACAGTAACGCTTTACGATCGCTGGGTTCAGCACTATATACTATGCACGCTGATCATGTTTAGTCTTTCCCCTATTAGCCATCATTTCTGGCTGATATTGTTTGGGCTGCACACGAGCTAGTTGTAAATTTTGTGCAATATACTGCGAAAACCACGAACTGAGCCGTTTGCCCGCACCAAACTCTTCACACGTAGCCAGAAACACATCATTCAGCTGTGGCAAGATCGCATGATCGAGTGTCGGAAAGAGATGATGCAAATAGTGATCACCGAAGGTGGTTAACACTTTCAACAACGATCCCTCCACACCTCTTCGCTCTACAATTGTGGCCATCTGGTAAAgtccaaaatccatgtcattactaccgaaaagaaaagaaagagataatAGGTTTAATATGATTCGATAGTGAAATTAACATAGAAATCTGTGTAGGAAAACGTACGGAAATAAATCACCGGAATGCAGTGCTTTCGGATGATGATGGCCAGCGCTCAGTCCAATAAGCCCAAAGAAGAAGCTGGCCATCAACACCACAAACAGCCACAGTTGGAAAATTACACCGATGCGTTCCGGATTGGTAGCGTACATAAAGGCGGGCAGCAGGAAAGGAATTAGATCGTCCAGATGAAACCGGTTCTTCCCTTGGCTGAAGCTATCCATCAACCGCTTGAGGTACTCGCTCAGAAAGATCGAGCCGTATATAAACGGCCCATAGAACCAGGAACCGTACCGCTGGAAGCTGTTCTTAAGATCCGCCCACGGTAGATAGCACAGGAAGGGCTCGAACGACGAAATTTCCATATCGAGCACTGAATTCGGGAACAGGTGGTGAGAAATGGCGTGCGATACACGCCACTCCCTGAAAGAGTTCAAAACAACGAGAGATACAGTAAAAATAACTATATAACACAATTTTACCTGACGCACAACTTACCGATAGCTAAGAAACGCAATGTTAAACGCGTACATGCGCCAGTTATCTCGCTGGTGTAGAAAATTGTGCGCCGCAATTACGGTTGCGTTTACGCAGATGGCACAAACTATTCCAATGGCGAAACTTTCTAGCCTGACGGCTAGGTAGGCGGTCAGCATCACGCACACTATCAGTCCATCCACTATCTGGCGCGAGCGTTCCTTTGGCGCGGGATTCACGCGGCCCAACTGTTCCCTGATACGCTGCTTGAGGGTTCGATAGAATCCATGCTCGTGAAACGTTAGCCTACAGTTGCGTGGTTG
Proteins encoded:
- the LOC120956570 gene encoding myosin heavy chain, muscle isoform X20, producing MPKPPVQVGEDPDPTEFLFVSLEQKRIDQSKPYDSKKACWVPEEKEGYVLGEIKATKGELVTVALPGGEEKNFKKEQLSQVNPPKFEKVEDMADLTYLNEAAVLHNLRQRYYSKLIYTYSGLFCVVINPYKRYPLYTNRCAKMYRGKRRNEVPPHLFAVSDGAYVNMLTNHENQSMLITGESGAGKTENTKKVIAYFATIGASGKKDENAEKKGSLEDQVVQTNPVLEAFGNAKTVRNDNSSRFGKFIRIHFTGSGKLAGADIETYLLEKARVISQQTLERSYHIFYQIMSGSVKGLKEKCLLSNNIHDYHIVAQGKTTIPSVDDGEEMQITDEAFNVLGFTQEEKDNIYRITSAVMHMGRMQFKQKGREEQAEADGTEDGDRVAKLLGVGTDDLYKNLLKPRIKVGNEFVTKGQNKDQVTNSVGALCKGIFDRLFKWLVKKCNETLDTKQKRAQFIGVLDIAGFEIFDFNGFEQLCINFTNEKLQQFFNHHMFVLEQEEYKREGINWAFIDFGMDLLACIDLIEKPMGILSILEEESMFPKATDQTFAEKLMTNHLGKSAPFMKPRPPKPGIPAGHFAIGHYAGVVSYNITGWLEKNKDPLNDTVVDQFKKGSNALMVEIFADHPGQSADPAAAKGGRGKKGAGFATVSSSYKEQLNNLMTTLKSTQPHFVRCIIPNEMKTAGVVDAHLVMHQLTCNGVLEGIRICRKGFPNRMMYPDFKLRYKILCPQLIKEPCSPEKVTQIVLTHIQLPEEQFRMGKTKVFFRAGVLGQMEEFRDERLSKIMSWMQAWCRGYLSRKEFKKMQEQRVSLEIVQRNLRKYLKLRTWAWWKLWQKVKPLLNVSRVEDQIAKLEEKATKAQEAYEKEEKLRKELEALNSKLLAEKTALLDSLSGEKGALQEYQEKAAKLTAQKNDLENQLRDTQERLAQEEDARNQLFQTKKKLEQEIGSQKKDAEDLELQIQKIEQDKASKDHQIRNLNDEIAHQDELINKLNKEKKMQGEVNQKTAEELQAAEDKVNHLNKVKAKLEQTLDELEDSLEREKKLRGDVEKAKRKVEGDLKLTQEAVADLERNKKELEQTVLRKDKEISALSAKLEDEQSLVGKLQKQIKELQARIEELEEEVEAERQARAKAEKQRADLARELEELGERLEEAGGATSAQIELNKKREAELAKLRRDLEEANIQHEGTLANLRKKHNDAVAEMAEQVDQLNKLKTKAEHDRANMYNELNNTRTACDQLSREKAAQEKIAKQLQHTLNEVQSKLDETNRTLNDFDASKKKLSIENSDLLRQLEDAESQVSQLSKIKISLTQQLEDTKRLADEEARERATLLGKFRNLEHDLDNLREQVEEEAEGKGDIQRQLSKANAEAQLWRSKYESEGVARAEELEEAKRKLQARLAEAEETIESLNQKCIALEKTKQRLATEVEDLQLEVDRASSIANAAEKKQKAFDKIIGEWKLKVDDLAAELDASQKECRNYSTELFRLKGAYEEGQEQLEAVRRENKNLADEVKDLLDQIGEGGRNIHEIEKSRKRLEAEKDELQAALEEAEAALEQEENKVLRAQLELSQVRQEIDRRIQEKEEEFENTRKNHQRALDSMQASLEAEAKGKAEALRMKKKLEADINELEIALDHANKANAEAQKNIKRYQQQLKDVQSALEEEQRARDDAREQLGISERRANALQNELEESRTLLEQADRGRRQAEQELSDAHEQLNEVSAQNASIAAAKRKLESELQTLHSDLDELLNEAKNSEEKAKKAMVDAARLADELRAEQDHAQTQEKLRKALEQQIKELQVRLDEAESNALKGGKKAIQKLEQRVRELESELDSEQRRHADAQKNLRKSERRIKELTFQSEEDRKNHERMQDLVDKLQQKIKTYKRQIEEAEEIAALNLAKFRKAQQELEEAEERADIAEQAATKFRTKGGRAGSVQRGASPAPQRQPSAMPALAGLNLPTFDDHGF